A section of the Streptomyces xinghaiensis S187 genome encodes:
- a CDS encoding lysophospholipid acyltransferase family protein, with product MADAKVIPFGEDRPRGPGDRSARRRTGRRRSTDTGGATGAGGAAGSGGPGGPDPGEPPLSAVPDGSGDGSGGAADPPAAPPRGHGPDGWERRLAHGLAFLRRRVTGEYEVDEFGYDADLTEHVLMSALRPVYEKYFRVEVRGIENIPDEGGALVVCNHSGTLPLDGLMLQVAVHDNHPAGRNLRLLAADLVFVLPVVNELARKAGHTLACAEDAERLLERGEVVGVMPEGFKGIGKPFSERYKLQRFGRGGFVSTALRAGAPIVPCSIVGAEEIYPMVGNARTVARLLGLPYFPLTPTFPWLGPLGAVPLPTKWTIQFGEPIPTDGYAPEAVEDPMLMFNLTDQVRETIQHTLYKLLVERRSVFF from the coding sequence ATGGCGGACGCCAAGGTCATCCCGTTCGGTGAGGACCGGCCCCGAGGGCCGGGTGACCGTTCGGCGCGACGCCGTACCGGGCGGAGACGGAGCACCGACACGGGCGGGGCCACCGGGGCGGGCGGCGCCGCGGGCTCCGGGGGGCCCGGCGGCCCGGACCCGGGTGAACCGCCGCTGAGCGCCGTTCCCGACGGGAGCGGAGACGGGTCCGGCGGCGCCGCGGACCCGCCGGCGGCGCCGCCGCGGGGGCACGGACCGGACGGCTGGGAGCGGCGCCTCGCACACGGCCTGGCCTTCCTCCGCCGCCGCGTCACCGGCGAGTACGAGGTGGACGAGTTCGGCTACGACGCGGACCTCACCGAGCACGTCCTGATGTCCGCGCTGCGGCCGGTGTACGAGAAGTACTTCCGGGTCGAGGTGCGGGGCATCGAGAACATCCCCGACGAGGGCGGGGCGCTGGTCGTCTGCAACCACTCCGGAACGCTGCCGCTGGACGGGCTGATGCTGCAGGTGGCGGTCCACGACAACCACCCGGCGGGCCGCAATCTGCGGCTGCTCGCGGCCGATCTGGTGTTCGTGCTGCCGGTCGTCAACGAGCTGGCGCGCAAGGCCGGTCACACCCTCGCCTGCGCCGAGGACGCCGAGCGGCTGCTGGAGCGCGGCGAGGTGGTCGGGGTGATGCCCGAGGGCTTCAAGGGCATCGGCAAGCCCTTCTCCGAGCGCTACAAGCTCCAGCGGTTCGGGCGGGGCGGCTTCGTCTCCACGGCGCTGCGTGCCGGTGCGCCGATCGTGCCGTGCTCGATCGTCGGTGCGGAGGAGATCTATCCGATGGTCGGCAACGCCCGCACGGTCGCCCGGCTGCTGGGGCTGCCGTACTTCCCCCTCACGCCGACCTTCCCCTGGCTCGGCCCGCTGGGAGCCGTGCCGCTGCCGACGAAGTGGACCATCCAGTTCGGCGAGCCGATTCCGACGGACGGCTATGCGCCGGAGGCCGTCGAGGACCCGATGCTGATGTTCAACCTCACCGACCAGGTGCGGGAGACCATTCAGCACACCCTGTACAAGCTGCTGGTCGAGCGCCGCTCGGTGTTCTTCTAG
- a CDS encoding NAD-dependent epimerase/dehydratase family protein, which yields MGKVVLVTGAGRQLAGRFVRRVQREPDVARVIAVDSVPPERHLGGAEFIQADIRQPTIARVLAEYAVDTVVHLDVTGTPAPTFGVGSAKAPRGRATLKETNVIGTMQLLGACQKAPSVQRLVVKSSTNVYGSAPRDPAVFDESTPPKSLPSGGFAKDTVEVEGYVRGFARRRPDVAVCVLRFANILGPYADTPLAEYFSLPVLPTVLGYDPRLQFVHEDDVMEVLRIASSEPRRGTLNSGTFNIAGDGVLLLSQTARRLGKPTLPLLLPALAWVRSALRVVGMTDFSPEQVRLLTHGRVVRTTEMRQTLGFEPAYTTAETFADFARSRQPGLLPPERLAHTVDRLAEALLDQPADAAGGDGHHRSHAT from the coding sequence TTGGGCAAAGTCGTGCTCGTCACGGGTGCCGGCCGGCAACTCGCGGGCCGGTTCGTACGGCGCGTCCAGCGGGAGCCCGATGTCGCCCGGGTGATCGCCGTGGACTCCGTGCCGCCCGAACGCCACCTCGGCGGAGCCGAGTTCATCCAGGCCGACATCCGGCAGCCCACCATCGCGCGGGTGCTCGCCGAGTATGCCGTCGACACCGTCGTCCATCTGGACGTCACCGGCACGCCGGCCCCGACCTTCGGCGTCGGCTCGGCCAAGGCGCCCCGGGGCCGGGCGACGCTCAAGGAGACCAACGTCATCGGCACGATGCAGCTGCTCGGCGCCTGCCAGAAGGCGCCGTCCGTGCAGCGGCTCGTGGTGAAGTCCAGCACCAATGTGTACGGTTCGGCGCCGCGCGACCCGGCCGTCTTCGACGAGTCCACCCCGCCCAAGTCGCTGCCCAGCGGGGGCTTCGCCAAGGACACCGTCGAGGTGGAGGGCTATGTCCGGGGCTTCGCCCGGCGGCGCCCCGATGTGGCGGTGTGCGTCCTGCGCTTCGCCAACATCCTCGGGCCGTACGCCGACACCCCCCTCGCCGAGTACTTCTCCCTGCCGGTGCTGCCGACGGTCCTGGGATACGACCCGCGGCTCCAGTTCGTCCACGAGGACGACGTGATGGAGGTGCTGCGCATCGCGTCCTCCGAGCCCCGGCGCGGGACCCTCAACAGCGGCACCTTCAACATCGCGGGGGACGGCGTGCTGCTGCTGTCCCAGACCGCCCGCAGACTGGGCAAGCCGACCCTGCCGCTGCTGCTGCCCGCCCTCGCCTGGGTCCGCTCGGCCCTGCGCGTCGTCGGCATGACGGACTTCTCGCCCGAGCAGGTCCGGCTGCTCACGCATGGCCGGGTCGTCCGGACCACCGAGATGCGGCAGACCCTGGGCTTCGAGCCCGCGTACACGACGGCCGAGACGTTCGCCGACTTCGCGCGCAGCCGGCAACCGGGCCTGCTGCCCCCGGAGCGGCTCGCCCACACCGTCGACCGTCTCGCCGAGGCGCTGCTGGACCAGCCGGCCGACGCCGCGGGCGGTGACGGCCACCATCGATCCCACGCCACCTGA
- a CDS encoding 30S ribosomal protein bS22 — MGSVIKKRRKRMAKKKHRKLLKRTRVQRRNKK, encoded by the coding sequence GTGGGCTCTGTTATCAAGAAGCGGCGCAAGCGGATGGCCAAGAAGAAGCACCGCAAGCTGCTCAAGCGCACCCGCGTCCAGCGTCGCAACAAGAAGTAG
- a CDS encoding helix-turn-helix domain-containing protein, translating to MAGGERPLNEVVFLTVAEVAAVMRVSKMTVYRLVHSGHLPAIRVGRSFRVPEQAVHEYLRESYVGVETA from the coding sequence ATGGCTGGTGGCGAAAGGCCTCTCAACGAGGTCGTGTTCCTGACCGTGGCGGAAGTCGCCGCGGTGATGCGAGTGTCGAAGATGACCGTGTACCGCTTGGTGCACAGCGGTCATCTGCCTGCCATCCGGGTGGGGAGGTCCTTCCGCGTCCCGGAACAGGCGGTCCACGAATACCTCCGCGAGTCCTATGTGGGGGTGGAGACCGCCTGA
- a CDS encoding phosphatase, with translation MRSPGAPSRGALRAYLRAVRLAGTVATPRERSLRSYRLFAARDPRLLLGLDPEGDWSQRELLRLMADRCGVSRDPSYTVGPETIDPDRTLAALDAFADRLAAAAAARLPVLFGTGHPHRLLEFYASLAAALSAAGCAVLSPAQGRCVDITTRFGLRIHRIDYVRGVALVRESGGSEPGAGAPAHSHSPLPVRMVLAAAADSRGPLPALVIGDHGWICGAGQLGCEAMGPADADDPAPFVGEAEGRVAVAVPLDDGVRSAYYRPLTRYVLNRACLSQ, from the coding sequence GTGCGGAGTCCCGGCGCCCCGAGCCGCGGAGCGCTGCGCGCGTATCTGCGGGCCGTCCGGCTGGCGGGGACCGTGGCCACTCCGCGCGAGCGGAGCCTGCGCAGTTACCGTCTCTTCGCGGCCCGCGATCCCCGGTTGCTGCTCGGGCTCGACCCCGAAGGCGACTGGAGTCAGCGGGAGTTGCTGCGGCTGATGGCCGACCGGTGTGGAGTCTCCCGCGATCCCTCCTATACGGTCGGCCCCGAGACCATTGACCCGGACCGGACGCTCGCGGCCCTGGACGCCTTCGCGGACCGGCTCGCCGCGGCGGCCGCGGCCCGCCTCCCGGTGCTGTTCGGGACCGGCCATCCGCACCGGCTCCTGGAGTTCTACGCCTCTTTGGCGGCGGCCCTCTCGGCGGCGGGATGTGCTGTCCTCAGCCCGGCGCAGGGGAGATGTGTCGACATAACGACCCGGTTCGGTCTACGCATCCACCGCATCGACTACGTACGCGGGGTCGCCCTCGTCCGGGAATCCGGCGGATCGGAACCCGGTGCGGGGGCGCCCGCGCACAGCCATTCGCCGCTCCCGGTTCGTATGGTTCTCGCCGCGGCCGCCGACTCCCGCGGGCCGTTGCCCGCGCTGGTGATCGGTGACCACGGCTGGATCTGCGGCGCAGGTCAACTGGGTTGTGAGGCCATGGGGCCGGCCGATGCGGACGACCCCGCGCCGTTCGTGGGTGAGGCCGAGGGGCGGGTCGCGGTCGCCGTTCCGCTTGATGACGGAGTGCGGTCCGCTTACTACCGGCCGCTTACGCGCTATGTACTCAATCGGGCGTGTCTGTCCCAGTAG
- a CDS encoding acetoin utilization protein AcuC yields MSGRAQLMWDEAVTRYDFGPDHPMDPVRLALTMRLVEAFGLDRELRVTSARAAGESTLRLVHRADYVDAVRRASADPASADGSYGLGTEDDPAFSGMHEASALIAGQSVGAAEAVWHGDVRHAVNFSGGLHHAMPGAAAGFCIYNDAALAIARLLELGAERVAYVDVDVHHGDGVQAAFWNDPRVLTVSLHEHPRTLFPQTGWPEETGGEGAEGSAVNVALPAGTTDDGWLRAFHAVVPEMLSAFRPQVLVTQHGADTHFEDPLAHLAVSLDAQRAVQAACHDLAHEHAEGRWIALGGGGYAVAEVVPRSWTHLVAIAAGRPIDPKAETPEDWRQEVYAKTRQLAPRRMTDGREPWWRDFEDGGYDPADRLDQAVLATRRAVFPAHGLLP; encoded by the coding sequence ATGAGCGGTCGCGCGCAGCTGATGTGGGACGAGGCGGTCACCCGCTATGACTTCGGTCCCGACCATCCGATGGATCCGGTGCGGCTCGCGCTGACGATGCGCCTGGTCGAGGCTTTCGGACTCGACCGCGAACTGCGGGTCACGTCGGCCCGGGCGGCCGGGGAGTCGACGCTCCGGCTGGTCCACCGCGCGGATTACGTGGACGCCGTGCGCCGGGCCTCGGCCGATCCCGCCTCGGCGGACGGCTCGTACGGTCTCGGTACGGAGGACGATCCGGCCTTCAGCGGGATGCACGAGGCCTCGGCCCTGATCGCCGGGCAGTCCGTGGGCGCCGCCGAGGCGGTGTGGCACGGGGACGTCCGGCACGCGGTCAACTTCTCCGGGGGCCTGCACCACGCCATGCCGGGCGCCGCGGCCGGTTTCTGCATCTACAACGACGCGGCGCTGGCCATCGCCCGGCTGCTGGAGCTCGGTGCCGAGCGCGTCGCGTACGTCGACGTGGACGTGCATCACGGGGACGGCGTCCAGGCGGCGTTCTGGAACGACCCCCGGGTGCTGACCGTCTCCCTCCACGAACACCCGCGCACCCTCTTCCCGCAGACCGGCTGGCCGGAGGAGACGGGCGGCGAGGGAGCCGAGGGCAGCGCGGTCAACGTGGCGCTGCCCGCCGGGACCACCGACGACGGCTGGCTGCGGGCCTTCCACGCGGTGGTGCCCGAGATGCTGTCGGCGTTCCGCCCGCAGGTCCTGGTCACCCAGCACGGCGCCGACACGCACTTCGAGGACCCCCTCGCGCATCTGGCCGTGAGTCTCGACGCGCAGCGGGCCGTGCAGGCGGCCTGCCACGACCTGGCGCACGAGCACGCGGAGGGCCGCTGGATCGCTCTGGGCGGTGGTGGATACGCCGTCGCGGAGGTCGTGCCGCGTTCCTGGACCCATCTGGTGGCGATCGCCGCGGGACGGCCGATCGACCCCAAGGCGGAGACCCCCGAGGACTGGCGGCAGGAGGTCTACGCCAAGACCCGGCAACTGGCGCCGCGGCGGATGACGGACGGCCGCGAGCCCTGGTGGCGCGACTTCGAGGACGGCGGCTACGACCCGGCGGACCGGCTGGACCAGGCGGTGCTCGCCACGCGCCGCGCGGTGTTCCCGGCGCACGGGCTGCTGCCGTAA
- a CDS encoding HAD family hydrolase, translated as MRYDLVIFDNDGVLVDSEPISNWALAAQLTELGHPTTYEDSLRDYMGSALHRVHDLVYERSGRRLPDDFDDTFHRRVFAEFRRGLQPVPGVTGVLAGLGAAGFPYCVASSGSHERIRVTLRTTGLYELFGEARIFSSQDVGRGKPAPDLFLHAAAAMGAEPGRCAVVEDSPLGVRAAVAAGMDVYGFTAMTPAAELAEATALFSAPAELPALLGHGRDAADTAI; from the coding sequence ATGCGCTACGACCTGGTCATATTCGACAACGACGGTGTGCTGGTGGACAGCGAGCCGATCTCGAACTGGGCCCTCGCCGCTCAGCTGACCGAGCTCGGCCACCCCACCACCTACGAGGACTCCCTCCGCGACTACATGGGCTCCGCCCTCCACCGCGTCCATGACCTCGTGTACGAGCGCTCCGGGCGCCGGCTCCCGGACGACTTCGACGACACCTTCCACCGCCGGGTCTTCGCGGAGTTCCGGCGCGGGCTCCAGCCCGTCCCCGGGGTGACCGGTGTACTGGCGGGGCTGGGCGCGGCCGGTTTTCCGTACTGCGTGGCCTCCTCGGGCAGCCATGAGCGGATCCGGGTCACCCTCCGCACCACCGGGTTGTACGAACTCTTCGGCGAGGCACGCATCTTCAGCTCGCAGGACGTCGGACGCGGCAAGCCCGCGCCGGACCTCTTCCTGCACGCGGCCGCCGCGATGGGCGCGGAGCCGGGCCGCTGCGCGGTGGTCGAGGACAGCCCGCTCGGCGTGCGCGCGGCCGTGGCCGCCGGGATGGACGTCTACGGCTTCACCGCCATGACCCCGGCGGCCGAACTGGCGGAGGCCACCGCGCTGTTCTCCGCGCCGGCCGAGCTGCCGGCCCTGCTCGGACACGGCCGGGACGCGGCGGATACGGCCATCTGA